A single window of [Clostridium] hylemonae DSM 15053 DNA harbors:
- a CDS encoding homoserine dehydrogenase, whose translation MVNIAVMGYGTVGSGVVEVVRTNGARINQRIGDELNIKYVLDLKEFPGDPVQDKIVHDFETIIDDDDIKIVVEVMGGIEPAYTFVKRCLQAGKSVATSNKALVAKHGAELLSIAKDQGINFLFEASVGGGIPIIRPLNSSLTADEIEEITGILNGTTNYMMTKMFYEGADYDEVLKEAQANGFAERNPEADVEGYDACRKIAILSSLISGQQVDFEDIYCEGITKITAEDMKYAKAMGTTIKLLASSKRRGNRLHAIVAPCMLYPGHPLYNVNGVFNAIFVHGNVLGDAMFYGSGAGKLPTASAVVADVVDAAKHLNRNIMTMWKQDKLKLEDKADAKRRFFIRMKGDAQEMLADLRDSFGDIEIVHADGLDGEFGFITPVMMEGDYDTRAGIYKDEILHMIRIQE comes from the coding sequence ATGGTAAATATAGCGGTTATGGGATACGGGACAGTCGGTTCCGGTGTTGTGGAAGTCGTCCGTACGAACGGCGCCCGCATCAATCAGAGGATCGGCGATGAACTGAATATAAAGTATGTACTGGATCTGAAAGAGTTTCCCGGCGACCCGGTCCAGGATAAGATCGTCCATGATTTTGAAACGATCATAGATGACGATGATATCAAGATCGTCGTGGAGGTCATGGGAGGCATCGAACCTGCTTACACTTTTGTGAAGCGGTGTCTGCAGGCCGGAAAGAGTGTTGCCACGTCGAACAAGGCGCTTGTGGCCAAGCATGGCGCGGAACTTTTGTCCATCGCAAAGGACCAGGGCATCAACTTCCTTTTTGAGGCGAGCGTAGGGGGCGGCATTCCGATCATCCGCCCGCTGAACTCTTCGCTGACGGCAGATGAGATCGAAGAGATCACTGGTATACTCAACGGTACGACGAACTATATGATGACAAAGATGTTCTATGAGGGGGCAGACTACGATGAAGTGCTGAAGGAAGCGCAGGCGAACGGTTTCGCGGAGCGCAATCCGGAGGCAGATGTGGAAGGCTATGATGCCTGCAGGAAGATCGCGATCCTGTCTTCACTCATCTCCGGACAGCAGGTTGATTTTGAGGATATCTACTGTGAGGGCATTACAAAGATCACGGCGGAAGATATGAAATATGCGAAGGCAATGGGGACGACCATCAAGCTGCTGGCATCCAGCAAACGCCGCGGGAACCGCCTGCACGCGATCGTGGCGCCGTGCATGCTCTATCCGGGACATCCGCTCTACAATGTAAACGGAGTGTTCAACGCCATTTTCGTGCACGGCAATGTCCTGGGAGACGCGATGTTTTATGGCAGCGGCGCAGGAAAGCTCCCGACTGCCAGCGCGGTGGTGGCCGATGTCGTGGATGCGGCAAAGCATCTGAACCGCAATATCATGACGATGTGGAAGCAGGATAAGCTTAAGCTTGAGGATAAGGCAGACGCCAAACGGCGTTTCTTCATCCGCATGAAAGGGGATGCGCAGGAGATGCTTGCGGATCTCAGGGATTCCTTCGGAGATATTGAGATCGTACATGCAGACGGGCTTGACGGTGAATTTGGATTTATCACCCCGGTCATGATGGAAGGCGATTATGATACGCGGGCGGGAATATATAAAGATGAGATACTGCATATGATACGTATTCAGGAATAG
- the prfB gene encoding peptide chain release factor 2 (programmed frameshift), which translates to MVELDAFKSIMNAYEEPLAEMGIHFDVSGKEKRIEELERKIEEPGFWDRPEESQQIMKELKDLQELVKTIHSLYDGYEDINLLIEMSYEENDASAVKEMEAEIQSFEEQFEALRIRTLLSGEYDACNAIVTIHAGAGGTESCDWAGMLYRMYSRFAERKGYSMEVLDYLDGDITGIKTVTFEVKGENAYGYLKSEKGVHRLVRISPFNAAGKRQTSFASCDVVPDIEDEIDIEIADEELKIDTYRASGAGGQHVNKTSSAIRITHLPTGIVVQCQNERSQHFNKEKAMQMLKVKLQLLKEQEQAEKVSDIRGEVKEIGFGNQIRSYVMQPYTMVKDHRTNEECSNVTAVLDGGIDMFINAYLKYSAGS; encoded by the exons ATGGTTGAATTAGATGCATTTAAAAGTATTATGAATGCTTACGAAGAACCTCTTGCCGAGATG GGGATTCACTTTGACGTCTCTGGCAAAGAGAAACGGATCGAAGAGCTGGAACGAAAGATAGAGGAGCCGGGATTCTGGGACAGACCGGAAGAATCCCAGCAGATAATGAAGGAACTGAAAGACCTGCAGGAGCTTGTTAAGACGATTCATTCCCTGTATGACGGATATGAGGATATCAATCTGCTCATCGAGATGTCTTACGAAGAAAATGACGCTTCGGCGGTGAAAGAGATGGAAGCAGAGATTCAAAGCTTTGAGGAACAGTTCGAGGCGCTGCGCATCAGGACGCTCCTGTCAGGAGAGTACGATGCGTGCAACGCCATCGTGACGATACATGCCGGCGCCGGCGGGACGGAGTCGTGCGACTGGGCGGGCATGCTCTACCGCATGTACAGCCGTTTTGCAGAGCGAAAAGGCTATTCGATGGAAGTGCTTGACTATCTGGACGGCGATATCACAGGTATCAAGACGGTCACGTTTGAGGTGAAAGGCGAGAATGCCTACGGATATCTGAAGTCGGAGAAGGGTGTGCACCGTCTCGTGCGTATCTCCCCGTTCAATGCGGCGGGAAAACGGCAGACTTCTTTTGCCTCATGTGATGTCGTCCCGGATATTGAGGATGAGATCGACATTGAGATCGCGGACGAGGAACTCAAGATTGACACGTACCGGGCCAGCGGAGCAGGAGGACAGCACGTCAACAAGACGTCGTCCGCTATCCGTATCACCCATCTTCCAACGGGCATTGTAGTCCAGTGCCAGAATGAACGTTCCCAGCACTTTAACAAGGAGAAAGCAATGCAGATGCTGAAAGTCAAGCTGCAGCTTCTCAAAGAGCAGGAACAGGCGGAAAAGGTGTCTGACATCAGGGGCGAGGTGAAAGAGATCGGCTTCGGCAATCAGATAAGATCTTATGTCATGCAGCCATACACTATGGTGAAGGACCATCGTACCAACGAGGAATGCAGTAATGTTACGGCTGTGCTGGACGGGGGCATCGATATGTTCATCAATGCATATCTGAAATACTCGGCCGGCAGCTAA
- the secA gene encoding preprotein translocase subunit SecA, protein MGLIQKIFGTHSENELKRIYPIADAVEALEPEIQKLSDGELRDKTREFKERLKEGKTLDDILPEAFAVVREAAVRTLGMKHYRVQIIGGIILHQGRIAEMKTGEGKTLVSTLPAYLNALTGEGVHIVTVNDYLAKRDAEWMGQVHEFLGLKVGVVLNSMDNDERREAYNCDITYVTNNELGFDYLRDNMVIYKEQLVQRGLKFAIIDEVDSVLIDEARTPLIISGQSGKSTKLYEACDILARQLERGEASGEFSKMNAIMGEDIEETGDFIVNEKEKNINLTEDGVKKVEKFFHIENLADPDNLEIQHNIILALRAHNLMFRDQDYVVKDDQVLIVDEFTGRIMPGRRYSDGLHQAIEAKEHVKVKRESKTLATITFQNLFNKFDKKSGMTGTALTEEKEFRDIYGMDVVEIPTNVAVQRIDLEDAVYKTQKEKFRAVCDEIEEAHAKHQPVLVGTITIETSELLSSMLKKRGIPHNVLNAKYHEQEAEIVAQAGIHDAVTIATNMAGRGTDIKLDDEARAAGGLKIIGTERHEARRIDNQLRGRSGRQGDPGESRFYISLEDDLMRLFGSERLMNVFTTLGVEDGEQIEHKMLSNAIEKAQQKIESNNFGIRKNLLEYDQVMNEQREIIYEERRRVLDGENMRDSIFHMINDYVENVVDMIVSPDDEPEDWNLQELNMTIHNVVPMEAVTEEDVKDISQKELKHLLKERAVKSYELKETEFPEPEHLREIERVVLLKVIDAKWMDHIDDMDQLRQGIGLQAYGQRDPKVEYKMLGYDMFGAMTKSITEDTIRTLFHVRIEQKVEREQVAKVTGTNKDESAAHEPKRRAEKKVYPNDPCPCGSGKKYKQCCGRK, encoded by the coding sequence ATGGGTTTAATACAGAAAATATTTGGAACACACAGCGAGAACGAGCTGAAGAGGATCTATCCGATAGCGGACGCTGTCGAGGCTCTGGAGCCTGAGATACAAAAGCTCTCAGACGGCGAGCTGAGAGATAAAACACGGGAATTCAAAGAAAGGCTGAAGGAGGGAAAGACGTTAGACGACATTCTTCCGGAGGCTTTTGCTGTTGTCAGGGAAGCGGCGGTGAGAACACTTGGGATGAAACATTACAGAGTGCAGATCATCGGCGGTATCATCCTGCACCAGGGACGTATCGCAGAGATGAAGACCGGTGAAGGAAAGACGCTTGTGTCTACGCTGCCTGCATATCTGAACGCCCTGACAGGCGAGGGCGTCCACATCGTCACGGTCAATGATTACCTGGCAAAGCGTGACGCCGAATGGATGGGGCAGGTTCACGAATTTCTCGGCCTGAAAGTGGGCGTTGTTCTCAACAGCATGGATAACGATGAGCGCCGGGAAGCTTATAACTGTGATATTACCTATGTGACGAACAATGAACTCGGATTTGATTATCTGAGAGACAATATGGTCATCTACAAAGAGCAGCTCGTCCAAAGAGGGCTTAAATTTGCCATCATCGACGAGGTCGACTCTGTATTGATCGACGAGGCGAGGACTCCGCTCATCATTTCCGGACAGAGCGGCAAATCCACAAAACTGTATGAGGCGTGCGACATTCTTGCCCGCCAGCTGGAACGAGGAGAGGCGAGCGGTGAATTTTCCAAGATGAACGCCATCATGGGGGAGGACATTGAAGAGACCGGCGACTTTATCGTCAACGAAAAAGAGAAAAATATCAATCTGACCGAGGACGGCGTAAAGAAAGTAGAGAAATTCTTCCATATAGAGAACCTTGCCGATCCGGATAACCTCGAGATCCAGCACAATATTATACTGGCGCTGCGGGCGCATAACCTCATGTTCCGTGACCAGGACTATGTCGTGAAGGACGACCAGGTATTGATCGTGGATGAATTTACCGGCCGTATCATGCCGGGACGGCGTTACTCCGACGGGCTCCACCAGGCGATCGAGGCGAAGGAGCACGTCAAGGTGAAAAGAGAGAGCAAGACGCTGGCGACGATCACGTTCCAGAACCTGTTCAATAAATTTGACAAGAAATCCGGTATGACCGGTACCGCGCTCACAGAAGAAAAAGAGTTCCGTGACATTTACGGCATGGACGTGGTGGAGATACCTACAAATGTGGCAGTGCAGAGGATCGATCTGGAAGATGCCGTATATAAGACACAGAAGGAAAAGTTCCGGGCAGTGTGCGACGAGATAGAAGAGGCGCACGCAAAACACCAGCCGGTGCTCGTCGGTACGATCACCATTGAGACTTCCGAACTTCTGAGCAGTATGCTGAAAAAGAGGGGCATTCCCCACAATGTTCTGAATGCCAAGTATCATGAGCAGGAGGCTGAGATCGTGGCCCAGGCCGGTATCCATGACGCAGTGACGATCGCCACCAACATGGCGGGGCGTGGTACTGATATCAAACTGGACGACGAGGCGAGAGCCGCAGGAGGCCTGAAGATCATCGGTACGGAGCGGCATGAGGCAAGGCGTATTGACAATCAGCTGCGCGGCCGTTCCGGACGTCAGGGTGACCCGGGCGAATCGAGGTTCTACATCTCTCTCGAGGATGATCTGATGCGCCTGTTTGGTTCCGAGAGGCTTATGAACGTATTTACGACGCTTGGCGTAGAAGACGGGGAACAGATTGAACACAAGATGCTCTCCAATGCCATTGAGAAGGCACAGCAGAAGATCGAGAGCAACAACTTCGGTATCCGTAAGAACCTGCTCGAATATGACCAGGTCATGAATGAGCAGAGAGAGATCATATATGAAGAGAGACGCCGCGTACTGGACGGCGAGAATATGCGTGATTCTATCTTCCATATGATAAATGATTATGTGGAGAATGTAGTTGATATGATCGTGTCGCCTGACGATGAGCCGGAAGACTGGAATCTCCAGGAACTGAATATGACGATCCACAATGTCGTTCCGATGGAGGCCGTCACGGAGGAGGATGTCAAAGATATAAGCCAGAAGGAATTAAAGCATCTGCTCAAGGAGCGGGCGGTGAAGTCTTATGAGCTTAAGGAGACAGAGTTCCCGGAACCGGAGCATCTGCGTGAAATAGAGCGGGTCGTGCTTCTTAAGGTGATCGACGCCAAGTGGATGGACCACATCGACGATATGGATCAGCTGCGCCAGGGGATCGGACTGCAGGCTTACGGCCAGAGAGATCCGAAGGTAGAGTACAAGATGCTTGGCTATGATATGTTCGGGGCCATGACAAAGAGTATCACAGAAGACACGATACGCACCCTGTTCCATGTACGGATCGAACAGAAAGTAGAGCGGGAGCAGGTGGCGAAAGTGACCGGTACAAACAAAGACGAGAGCGCGGCGCATGAGCCGAAGAGGCGCGCCGAGAAGAAAGTATATCCGAATGACCCGTGCCCGTGCGGAAGCGGAAAGAAATACAAACAGTGCTGCGGGCGCAAATAA